In Sphingobacterium sp. PCS056, the following proteins share a genomic window:
- a CDS encoding polysaccharide deacetylase family protein: MKKALNLGLFLGLISVTSFVLQSCNEDGNKKTGAAPVSTVDSTKAIDDIDKDTVVENMKKDSIATKEKKSILHHEVDTAKLLTDSVSPRYIYLTFDDGPLNGSQFIDSIATAKNIKINVFLIGKHDRMSKGLHKYYERYMNNPLVDCYNHSFNHANNKFTYFYSNAESAYEDFDKNEKDLNLKHKIVRLPGRNIWYFADRKRIDMQSGSSTADLLYQNGYRSMGWDCEWKKGKPSGMPVESVSFIYRQINNRLRNGTSFSKNNVVLLMHDDMFQTRKAQKMLSDLIDSLKLHPNYEFAHMRDYPKQK; this comes from the coding sequence ATGAAGAAAGCATTAAATCTGGGGTTGTTCCTTGGGTTAATATCAGTGACATCTTTTGTATTGCAATCATGCAATGAAGATGGAAATAAAAAAACAGGTGCAGCTCCTGTGAGTACTGTTGATAGTACTAAAGCAATTGATGATATAGATAAGGATACGGTGGTTGAAAACATGAAAAAAGATTCAATTGCCACTAAGGAGAAAAAGAGTATTTTACATCATGAAGTGGATACTGCTAAATTATTAACGGACTCTGTATCGCCGCGTTATATTTATCTGACGTTTGACGATGGTCCTTTGAATGGCAGTCAATTTATTGATTCGATAGCAACAGCAAAAAATATAAAAATAAATGTATTTCTTATTGGAAAGCATGATCGAATGAGCAAAGGCTTGCATAAGTATTATGAACGTTATATGAATAATCCATTAGTTGATTGCTATAACCATAGTTTTAACCATGCAAATAATAAGTTTACTTATTTTTATAGTAATGCCGAGTCTGCTTATGAAGATTTTGATAAAAATGAGAAGGATTTAAATCTAAAACATAAAATTGTCAGGTTGCCTGGTCGTAATATCTGGTATTTTGCTGATCGCAAACGTATTGATATGCAAAGTGGATCGAGCACTGCAGATTTGCTATACCAAAATGGCTACCGATCGATGGGCTGGGATTGTGAATGGAAAAAGGGTAAACCATCGGGTATGCCGGTAGAGTCTGTAAGTTTTATTTATCGTCAGATTAATAATAGGTTGCGTAATGGTACGTCGTTTTCTAAGAATAATGTTGTTTTATTGATGCATGATGATATGTTTCAAACTAGAAAAGCACAGAAAATGTTAAGTGATTTGATTGATAGTTTGAAATTGCATCCAAATTATGAATTTGCGCATATGCGCGACTATCCTAAACAGAAATAA
- a CDS encoding neutral zinc metallopeptidase, whose product MKWQGGRKSDNFEDRRGMSGGQKLTLGGVGGIIVLIIGFLMGGDPAQLLQQAQNMTGTEQTGQPREISEEEAKLTDFSRTVLASTETVWTTLFKEQLGKNYEATSLVVYDGGTETDGCGVGKASYGPFYCPGDHRIYLDLTFNQELKTKFGAKGEFALAYVIAHEVGHHIQQLVGLLPKTNNMRGKLSEVENNKLSVMTELQADFYAGVWAHHVNKLSDIQIDYNDILDGMAAAEAVGDDRLQTQAQGYAVPDSFTHGTSAQRRAWFKKGYDSGDMTSGNTFEDPSLK is encoded by the coding sequence ATGAAATGGCAAGGTGGTAGAAAGAGCGACAACTTTGAGGATAGAAGGGGAATGTCTGGTGGTCAAAAACTGACTTTAGGGGGCGTAGGTGGAATAATTGTATTGATTATTGGATTTTTGATGGGGGGAGATCCAGCGCAATTATTACAACAGGCGCAAAATATGACTGGTACAGAGCAAACTGGACAGCCAAGAGAAATTAGTGAAGAGGAAGCAAAATTAACTGATTTTTCAAGAACTGTTTTAGCGAGTACAGAGACTGTTTGGACGACACTTTTTAAGGAGCAGTTGGGTAAAAATTATGAAGCAACCAGTTTGGTGGTTTATGATGGAGGTACGGAAACTGATGGATGCGGTGTAGGAAAAGCATCTTATGGACCATTTTATTGCCCGGGCGATCATAGGATCTATTTAGATTTAACTTTCAATCAAGAATTGAAAACAAAATTTGGTGCTAAAGGTGAGTTTGCTCTAGCCTATGTTATCGCACATGAAGTTGGTCATCATATTCAACAATTAGTTGGTTTACTCCCTAAGACCAATAATATGCGCGGTAAATTGAGTGAAGTTGAAAATAATAAATTATCGGTGATGACCGAGTTGCAGGCTGATTTTTATGCTGGAGTATGGGCGCACCATGTTAATAAACTATCTGATATACAGATTGATTACAATGATATCTTGGACGGTATGGCCGCTGCGGAAGCTGTTGGTGATGATCGATTACAAACTCAGGCTCAAGGTTATGCTGTGCCCGATTCTTTCACACATGGAACTTCAGCACAGCGACGTGCCTGGTTTAAGAAAGGATACGATTCTGGTGATATGACTAGTGGAAATACTTTCGAAGATCCAAGTTTGAAATAA
- a CDS encoding protein-disulfide reductase DsbD family protein: MKSLIVKLLLLIAFCPIFAQAQETDTLLKMDELEFVDGSVSEAQTDTVVSDTTPVVRKSEAIISNSGTKGGDSLFGIFLAGFIGGFAALLMPCIFPMLPLTVSFFTKGSQNRSKSFIRALFYGISIIVIYVVLGLAVTMIFGSDALNALSTNGIFNFFFFLMLIAFGASFLGAFEISLPSSWVNKMDAKSDEGGWAGIFFMAATLALVSFSCTGPIIGTLLVQAATSGALLGPAVGMFGFSLALAIPFALFALFPSAMKAMPKSGGWLNSVKVVLGFLELAFALKFLSNVDLAYHWNWFDREVFLSLWIVIFGLMGFYLLGKIKFSHDSNLPYLSVLRTFFAIIVLSFTVYMIPGLWGAPLKSISAFLPPQSTQDFDLNQASGGTTRQVADVSNRKYADLFHAPLGLNVFFDYEEGMEYAKAQKKMVMLDFTGHACVNCRKMEANVWTDPQVLSFLTNNVIIIQLYVDDRTELAVEDQQKTSAGKLLKTIGSKWSYLQASQFESNSQPFYVLMNSSNRQVLVKPKGADYDPITYLNYLNEGLAAFVKSN; encoded by the coding sequence ATGAAAAGTTTAATCGTAAAATTATTGCTGTTAATAGCCTTCTGTCCTATTTTTGCCCAAGCTCAAGAAACTGATACTTTATTGAAAATGGATGAATTGGAATTTGTGGATGGAAGTGTTAGTGAAGCTCAGACGGATACTGTAGTCTCTGATACGACACCGGTTGTTCGCAAGAGTGAGGCCATAATCTCAAATTCGGGGACTAAAGGTGGTGATTCTCTTTTTGGTATATTTTTAGCAGGATTTATTGGTGGATTTGCTGCATTACTTATGCCTTGTATATTTCCAATGTTACCGCTTACGGTCAGCTTTTTTACCAAAGGCAGTCAAAATCGCTCAAAGTCTTTTATCCGGGCTTTATTTTATGGGATTTCTATTATTGTAATTTATGTGGTTCTTGGCTTGGCAGTGACGATGATCTTTGGTTCTGATGCGCTCAATGCTTTGTCAACGAATGGTATTTTTAATTTCTTTTTCTTTTTGATGCTGATCGCTTTTGGAGCTTCTTTTTTAGGAGCGTTTGAAATTAGTCTTCCAAGTTCTTGGGTGAATAAAATGGATGCAAAATCTGATGAAGGAGGGTGGGCAGGTATATTTTTTATGGCTGCTACCTTGGCTTTGGTGTCATTTTCTTGTACTGGACCCATTATAGGTACTTTGTTGGTGCAGGCTGCTACGAGTGGTGCACTTTTAGGTCCTGCTGTAGGGATGTTTGGTTTTTCGCTAGCTTTGGCTATACCATTCGCATTATTTGCCTTATTTCCAAGTGCTATGAAGGCGATGCCAAAATCTGGTGGTTGGTTGAATAGTGTGAAAGTCGTATTGGGATTCTTAGAATTAGCTTTTGCGCTTAAATTCCTTTCTAATGTTGATTTGGCATACCACTGGAATTGGTTCGACCGTGAAGTTTTCTTGTCATTGTGGATTGTTATATTTGGTTTGATGGGCTTTTATTTACTTGGGAAAATCAAATTTTCTCATGATAGCAACTTGCCTTATTTATCTGTTTTACGTACTTTTTTCGCAATCATCGTTTTATCATTTACAGTTTATATGATTCCTGGATTGTGGGGTGCACCATTGAAATCCATTTCTGCATTCTTACCGCCACAGAGTACACAGGATTTTGACTTGAATCAAGCATCTGGAGGTACGACTCGACAGGTAGCAGATGTGTCTAATCGCAAGTATGCAGATCTATTTCATGCTCCGCTTGGATTAAATGTGTTCTTTGATTATGAAGAGGGGATGGAATATGCTAAAGCTCAAAAGAAAATGGTGATGCTTGACTTTACTGGGCATGCTTGCGTCAATTGTCGTAAAATGGAGGCTAATGTCTGGACAGATCCACAAGTTCTTTCTTTTTTGACGAATAATGTCATTATTATCCAACTTTATGTGGACGATCGTACAGAATTAGCTGTGGAAGATCAACAAAAAACGAGTGCGGGTAAATTATTAAAAACGATAGGAAGTAAATGGAGTTATTTGCAAGCGAGCCAGTTTGAATCTAACTCACAACCTTTTTATGTTTTAATGAACTCGTCGAATCGTCAGGTTTTGGTCAAGCCTAAGGGTGCTGATTATGATCCTATTACTTATTTAAATTATTTGAATGAGGGTCTAGCAGCTTTTGTGAAATCAAATTAG
- a CDS encoding PhnA domain-containing protein, whose product MNLENQLFERAENKCELSQATEDLVLYTLPPDLQANADNTIVLCQKCADQLNKTTQLDAEYWKFLPDNMWSEVPAVQVAAWRMLNRLKNEGWASEALDILYLDDDTLEWAKQTGDHENDGYVEFHLDSIGQQLFDGDSVVLTKTLDVKGSSIRATLGTVVKNIRLVFDNTEQIEGKIDGQTIVILTKYLRKQN is encoded by the coding sequence ATGAATTTAGAAAATCAACTATTCGAAAGAGCGGAAAATAAATGTGAATTGAGTCAAGCAACTGAAGATTTAGTCTTATACACACTACCTCCCGATTTACAAGCCAATGCCGACAATACCATCGTTTTATGCCAAAAATGTGCCGATCAATTAAATAAGACGACACAATTAGATGCCGAATACTGGAAATTCTTACCCGATAACATGTGGTCAGAAGTACCTGCTGTACAAGTAGCTGCTTGGCGTATGTTGAATCGCTTAAAAAATGAAGGTTGGGCCTCAGAAGCGTTAGATATATTATATCTGGATGATGACACCCTAGAATGGGCGAAACAAACAGGAGATCACGAAAATGATGGCTATGTAGAATTTCACCTAGATAGTATCGGACAACAATTGTTTGATGGTGATTCAGTAGTACTCACCAAAACATTAGATGTAAAAGGATCTTCAATCCGTGCAACTTTAGGTACCGTTGTTAAAAATATCCGACTTGTTTTCGATAATACAGAACAAATTGAAGGAAAGATTGATGGTCAGACCATCGTGATTTTGACAAAATATTTAAGAAAGCAGAATTAG
- a CDS encoding acyl transferase yields MNWDRVFTIQNQTEFNKICLDTFHFQMEHVRIYKKYVQYLNIKINTIDHYTKIPFLPIELFKTQEIIADDLQPEIIFTSSGTTGMTTSKHLVADKKVYEQSFRTAFEQFYGKMENIAILALLPSYLERTGSSLIYMINDLMQHSQQPESNYFLYNHEELYQTLLQLKTKGTKTLLFGVTFALLDFIEKYELSFPELIIMETGGMKGKRKEMVREEIHDLLCKSFQVSGIHSEYGMTELLSQGYSYGNGIFKHPNWMKILIRETNDPLTLATNKKTGAINVIDLANRYSCSFIATQDLGKIYDDGSFEVLGRFDQSDIRGCNLLVQ; encoded by the coding sequence ATGAACTGGGACCGAGTATTTACTATTCAAAATCAAACAGAATTTAATAAAATCTGCTTAGACACTTTTCATTTTCAAATGGAACATGTCCGTATTTACAAAAAATATGTGCAGTACCTCAATATAAAAATAAATACGATCGATCATTACACTAAAATCCCATTTCTGCCAATCGAGCTTTTTAAAACTCAGGAAATTATTGCCGACGATCTACAGCCTGAGATTATATTTACAAGTTCAGGCACCACAGGAATGACTACCAGTAAGCATCTTGTTGCTGATAAAAAAGTTTATGAGCAAAGTTTCAGAACTGCTTTTGAACAGTTTTATGGCAAAATGGAAAATATAGCCATTTTAGCTCTTCTACCCTCCTATTTAGAGCGCACTGGATCTTCATTAATCTATATGATTAATGATTTAATGCAGCATAGCCAACAGCCAGAAAGTAACTATTTTTTATATAATCACGAAGAATTATACCAAACACTCTTACAATTAAAAACAAAAGGGACGAAGACATTACTTTTCGGAGTAACATTTGCCTTACTAGATTTCATAGAAAAATACGAATTATCATTTCCAGAGCTGATCATTATGGAGACGGGAGGCATGAAAGGCAAACGTAAAGAAATGGTTCGAGAAGAAATTCATGATTTACTTTGTAAAAGCTTTCAGGTCTCTGGCATACATTCTGAATATGGAATGACAGAATTATTGTCTCAAGGATATTCCTATGGAAATGGCATATTCAAGCATCCCAATTGGATGAAGATTTTAATTCGAGAAACAAATGATCCACTAACACTTGCTACAAACAAAAAAACAGGAGCGATCAATGTTATTGATTTAGCAAATCGATATTCTTGCTCATTCATCGCAACCCAAGACCTCGGAAAAATTTACGATGATGGGTCTTTTGAAGTATTAGGTCGATTTGATCAAAGCGACATCCGTGGATGTAATTTACTGGTGCAATAA